A genomic region of Caulobacter vibrioides contains the following coding sequences:
- a CDS encoding peptidase inhibitor I78: MRRAASVLISAMVLVGCSSAPEPAPPPPPSTPTAPPAIALPAAPPQSEPKDECGLKDAQAYIGQPRTSLPAPVDPSRWRVACTTCPVTMDYRPDRLNILFNADTGLVQQVKCG, translated from the coding sequence ATGAGGCGAGCAGCTTCGGTGTTGATCTCGGCGATGGTTCTGGTCGGGTGCTCCAGCGCGCCCGAACCCGCACCGCCGCCGCCGCCCTCCACGCCGACCGCGCCGCCCGCCATCGCCCTTCCGGCTGCGCCGCCGCAGAGCGAGCCCAAGGACGAGTGCGGCCTGAAGGACGCCCAAGCCTATATCGGCCAGCCTCGCACCAGCCTGCCGGCTCCGGTCGATCCGTCCCGCTGGCGGGTCGCCTGCACGACCTGCCCGGTGACCATGGACTACCGCCCCGACCGCTTGAACATCCTGTTCAACGCCGACACCGGTCTTGTCCAACAAGTAAAGTGCGGCTGA
- a CDS encoding peptidylprolyl isomerase, translating into MTTFAAGAASILALTVASLGAPAMAQQQAPAEAAPPAAQAPAPAAPQPLSESVAAVVNDDIISSYDLMQRMRLLMATSGMQPTQENLPQIEQEALRSLIDERLQMQELKRVEKQQKITIISTDKEVEEQIGDIAQSNRLQPDQLKQQLVAQGIGLDTWRAQLRAESSWQSWIQGRYGSRLRIGEDQIKAYQRRLADAAAKPQYQISEVFLDSARVGGMEVAVNGASQLISQMQQGAPFAAVARQFSGSATAANGGEVGWVSQGEMPAEVDAALEQLRPGQLSVPIQVKDGVYIIYLRDKRAGSKTAIVDLKQVAAPLAADATPAQVDAATKLLNDLKPKITSCQTLEATAGKVDGLVAGDLGEAEITDLAPAFQEAANKLEMGQVSDPIRTDAGLHLIAVCGKRQGGANAPTHDQIENRLRGQQLALIAKRYLRDLRNQATIETR; encoded by the coding sequence GTGACGACTTTCGCGGCCGGCGCCGCGTCCATCCTCGCCCTGACCGTGGCGAGCCTCGGCGCGCCCGCTATGGCGCAGCAACAGGCGCCGGCTGAGGCCGCCCCGCCCGCGGCCCAGGCGCCCGCGCCGGCGGCCCCGCAGCCGCTATCCGAAAGCGTCGCCGCTGTCGTCAACGACGACATCATCTCGAGCTACGACCTGATGCAGCGCATGCGCCTGCTGATGGCGACCTCGGGCATGCAGCCCACCCAGGAGAACCTGCCCCAGATCGAACAGGAGGCCCTGCGCTCCCTGATCGACGAGCGCCTGCAGATGCAGGAGCTCAAGCGGGTCGAAAAGCAGCAGAAGATCACGATCATCTCGACCGACAAGGAGGTCGAAGAACAGATCGGCGATATCGCGCAATCCAACCGGCTGCAGCCGGACCAGTTGAAGCAACAGTTGGTGGCGCAGGGCATCGGTCTGGACACCTGGCGCGCCCAGCTGCGGGCCGAGTCCAGCTGGCAATCCTGGATCCAAGGCCGCTATGGCTCGCGGCTTCGGATCGGCGAAGACCAGATCAAGGCCTATCAGCGCCGCCTGGCGGACGCAGCCGCCAAGCCGCAATATCAGATCAGCGAAGTCTTCCTCGACTCCGCCCGGGTCGGCGGCATGGAAGTGGCTGTGAACGGCGCGAGCCAGCTGATCAGCCAAATGCAACAGGGCGCGCCCTTCGCGGCCGTCGCCCGCCAGTTCTCGGGCTCGGCCACGGCGGCCAATGGCGGCGAAGTGGGCTGGGTCAGCCAGGGCGAGATGCCGGCCGAGGTCGACGCCGCGCTTGAGCAACTGCGCCCGGGTCAGCTGTCGGTCCCAATCCAGGTCAAGGACGGCGTCTACATCATCTATCTTCGCGACAAGCGCGCCGGCTCCAAGACCGCCATTGTCGACCTCAAGCAGGTGGCCGCGCCGCTGGCGGCGGACGCCACCCCGGCCCAGGTCGACGCCGCGACCAAGCTGTTGAACGATCTGAAGCCCAAGATCACCAGCTGCCAGACGCTGGAAGCCACGGCCGGCAAGGTCGACGGACTGGTCGCAGGCGACCTCGGCGAGGCGGAGATCACCGACCTCGCCCCGGCCTTCCAGGAAGCGGCCAACAAGCTCGAGATGGGCCAGGTTTCAGACCCGATCCGCACCGACGCCGGCCTGCACCTGATCGCGGTGTGCGGCAAGCGCCAGGGCGGCGCCAACGCCCCGACGCATGACCAGATCGAGAACCGTCTGCGCGGCCAGCAACTGGCCCTGATCGCCAAGCGCTATCTTCGCGACCTGCGCAACCAGGCGACCATCGAAACCCGGTGA
- the rsmA gene encoding 16S rRNA (adenine(1518)-N(6)/adenine(1519)-N(6))-dimethyltransferase RsmA, whose product MSLADLPPLREALERHDLMARKSFGQHFLLDLNVTRKIARLAQIGEGDTVVEVGPGPGGLTRALLETGAKVVAIEKDSRFLPLLAEVAEVAEGRLELVEGDALKVDAAQAAGGAAHVVSNLPYNVGTQLLINWLTGPFRPLSMTLMFQKEVADRIVAQPDDDAYGRLAVISQTLCEARTVMDLPAKAFTPPPKVASAVVRLTPRADPPPADVVAALERVTAAAFGQRRKMLRSSLKALGGAELCERAGVSPDARAEVIDLAGFLALAEATLNSPAG is encoded by the coding sequence ATGAGCCTGGCCGATCTGCCGCCCCTGCGCGAGGCCCTGGAACGCCACGACCTGATGGCGCGCAAGAGCTTTGGTCAGCACTTCCTGCTGGACCTGAACGTCACCCGGAAGATCGCGCGCCTCGCCCAGATCGGCGAAGGCGACACCGTGGTTGAAGTCGGCCCCGGCCCTGGCGGCCTGACCCGCGCCCTGCTCGAGACCGGCGCCAAGGTTGTGGCGATCGAAAAGGATAGCCGCTTCCTGCCCCTGCTGGCCGAGGTGGCCGAGGTCGCTGAAGGGCGCCTGGAGCTTGTCGAAGGCGACGCCCTGAAGGTCGACGCCGCCCAGGCGGCGGGCGGCGCGGCCCACGTCGTCTCGAACCTGCCCTACAATGTCGGAACCCAGTTGCTGATCAACTGGCTGACCGGTCCGTTCCGTCCGCTGTCGATGACCCTGATGTTCCAGAAGGAGGTCGCCGACCGCATCGTGGCCCAGCCGGACGATGATGCGTACGGGCGCCTGGCCGTGATCAGCCAGACCCTGTGCGAAGCCAGGACCGTCATGGACCTGCCCGCCAAGGCCTTCACGCCCCCGCCCAAGGTCGCCTCGGCCGTGGTTCGCCTGACCCCCAGGGCCGACCCGCCGCCGGCGGACGTCGTCGCAGCGCTGGAGCGCGTGACCGCCGCCGCCTTTGGCCAGAGACGCAAGATGCTGCGGTCCAGCCTGAAGGCGCTGGGCGGGGCGGAGCTCTGCGAGCGCGCGGGCGTCAGCCCAGACGCGCGCGCCGAGGTGATCGATCTCGCGGGCTTCCTGGCCCTGGCCGAAGCGACGCTGAACAGTCCGGCGGGCTGA
- a CDS encoding LPS-assembly protein LptD has product MGESLFPGSSMTETRASVPSACRLLLMSGAGWLALACAGAAHAQQSLATIPATPVVKAAPSDGLGDDGYYLESDLLIRDEKNQIITAEGSVEARYQGRTVRADKVVYDSKTGAITADGNVQLINPDGTAEFADHLELDRDMKAGFARNFAARLEQNMKVAAASAVRRNENIQELNKAIYTPCEVCAENPTPTWSVAADKIVQDKPKQLIYYKNAVIRMWGAPVLYLPLFWHPDPQAKRSSGFLAPKLDFSKGRGVSYNQPYYHVISPSSDVIVAPQINSRVNPFLNVNYRKRFYSGMLEARGGFTYDKEFDIKGDRFGEETFRSYILANGKFDIDQHWKWGFSAERVSDALLFDKYKVNDVYQQRGLFTSDDHRLVSQLYATRQAQRSWFSVSAVSVQGLRVVGINAATNAANAFENSGAFPLIGPLVEARWEPQSPVLGGRLRLQGSGVMLNRSESQYGEAPYFLGAYKGQNGVDSSRASVKADWRASNIIGPGLKVSPFAQARGDAYAIKTYVTPAARALGDDSKETYTRALGVGGVDFSLPFYKPLKSGGSVVLEPLAQVAVGSDSSRVPVVVARDGTKRYLYNEDSATLEFDETNLFQANKSPGFDLYEGGQRLNVGGRATYARPDGRGGSILVGRSFRSEFDPLLPTRTGLQTKSSDWIVVATVTPVRGINAFVRTRLDSETQEIHRIETGVDAFTKRGGGSIRYLKDELDANGNRQENLEARGELKLTSRFSLTAFGQRDMVEGVWRRRDLGVAYQDDCIRIDVIYQQEDRYASTVSGLRLQPDRTIVFRLTLATLGDTGYSSK; this is encoded by the coding sequence ATGGGTGAGTCATTGTTTCCAGGGTCGTCCATGACTGAAACGCGCGCCAGCGTCCCGTCCGCCTGCCGCCTGCTGCTGATGAGCGGTGCGGGTTGGCTGGCGCTGGCCTGCGCCGGCGCGGCCCACGCCCAGCAGAGCCTCGCGACCATCCCCGCGACGCCCGTTGTCAAAGCCGCGCCCTCCGACGGGCTGGGCGACGACGGCTACTATCTGGAATCGGACCTTCTGATCCGAGACGAAAAGAACCAGATCATCACCGCCGAGGGATCGGTCGAAGCCCGCTATCAGGGCCGCACCGTTCGTGCGGATAAGGTGGTCTACGACAGCAAGACCGGCGCGATCACGGCGGACGGCAATGTCCAGCTGATCAATCCCGACGGCACGGCCGAGTTCGCCGACCATCTGGAGCTCGATCGGGACATGAAGGCCGGCTTCGCGCGTAATTTCGCGGCCCGCCTCGAGCAGAACATGAAGGTCGCGGCCGCCAGCGCCGTTCGCCGCAACGAGAACATCCAGGAACTGAACAAGGCGATCTATACGCCCTGCGAGGTCTGCGCCGAGAACCCCACGCCGACGTGGTCGGTCGCCGCCGACAAGATCGTTCAGGATAAGCCCAAGCAGCTCATCTACTACAAGAACGCGGTCATCCGCATGTGGGGCGCGCCGGTGCTCTACCTGCCGCTGTTCTGGCACCCGGACCCGCAGGCCAAGCGGAGCTCAGGCTTCCTGGCCCCCAAGCTCGACTTCTCCAAGGGCCGTGGTGTTTCTTACAACCAGCCCTACTACCATGTGATCTCGCCCTCGTCGGACGTGATCGTGGCTCCGCAGATCAATAGCCGGGTCAATCCGTTCCTGAACGTGAACTATCGCAAGCGCTTTTACTCGGGGATGCTCGAGGCGCGCGGTGGCTTCACCTACGACAAGGAATTCGACATCAAGGGCGATCGCTTCGGCGAGGAGACCTTCCGCAGCTATATTCTGGCGAACGGCAAGTTCGACATCGACCAGCACTGGAAGTGGGGCTTCTCGGCCGAGCGCGTGTCGGACGCCCTGCTCTTCGACAAGTACAAGGTCAACGACGTCTACCAACAGCGCGGCCTGTTCACGAGCGACGATCACCGCCTGGTCTCGCAGCTCTATGCGACGCGTCAGGCGCAACGGTCGTGGTTCTCGGTGTCGGCGGTTTCGGTGCAGGGCCTGCGCGTCGTGGGCATCAACGCCGCCACCAACGCGGCGAACGCCTTCGAGAACAGCGGCGCGTTTCCGCTGATCGGCCCACTGGTCGAGGCCCGTTGGGAGCCGCAAAGCCCCGTGCTCGGCGGACGGCTGCGTCTGCAGGGCTCCGGCGTGATGCTGAACCGCTCGGAGTCGCAATACGGCGAAGCGCCCTATTTCCTGGGCGCCTACAAGGGCCAGAACGGCGTCGACTCCAGCCGCGCCAGCGTCAAGGCCGATTGGCGAGCCAGCAACATTATCGGTCCGGGCCTGAAGGTCTCGCCGTTCGCGCAGGCGCGCGGCGACGCCTACGCCATCAAGACCTACGTGACCCCGGCCGCTCGCGCCCTTGGCGATGACTCCAAGGAAACCTACACCCGGGCGCTGGGTGTCGGCGGCGTCGACTTCAGCCTGCCCTTCTACAAGCCTCTCAAGAGCGGCGGCAGCGTGGTCCTGGAGCCGTTGGCGCAGGTGGCCGTCGGCTCCGACAGCTCGCGCGTCCCGGTGGTCGTGGCCCGAGATGGCACTAAGCGCTACCTCTACAACGAAGACAGCGCGACCCTGGAATTCGACGAGACCAACCTGTTCCAGGCGAACAAGTCGCCGGGCTTTGATCTCTACGAAGGCGGCCAGCGCCTGAACGTCGGCGGCCGCGCGACCTATGCGCGCCCTGACGGCCGGGGTGGCAGCATTCTGGTGGGCCGCAGCTTCCGGTCGGAGTTTGATCCGCTCCTGCCCACGCGCACCGGCCTGCAGACCAAGTCTTCCGACTGGATCGTCGTGGCCACGGTCACGCCGGTTCGCGGTATCAACGCCTTCGTCCGCACGCGCCTCGACTCCGAGACCCAGGAGATCCACCGGATCGAAACGGGCGTCGACGCCTTCACCAAGCGCGGCGGCGGCTCGATTCGGTATCTGAAGGACGAGCTGGACGCCAACGGCAACCGCCAGGAGAACCTCGAAGCGCGCGGCGAGTTGAAACTCACCAGCCGTTTCTCGCTGACCGCGTTTGGGCAACGCGACATGGTGGAAGGCGTCTGGCGGCGCCGCGACTTGGGCGTCGCGTACCAGGACGACTGCATTCGCATCGACGTCATCTACCAGCAGGAAGACCGCTACGCCTCGACGGTGAGCGGCCTGCGGCTGCAACCTGATCGAACGATCGTCTTCCGCCTAACCCTCGCCACATTGGGTGATACAGGGTACAGCAGCAAGTAA
- a CDS encoding leucyl aminopeptidase, which produces MRIEFVPVDTQAGATAALAVLAHEGAALSPEARAANEATGGALARAIAGGRFTGAKGQTLDLVAPNGLEAARVVLIGVDGSGAVEPEAIELAAASAFQAVKTSGVVELVLKLGADAETAARAAFGARLAAYRFDKYRTTEKAEKKPSVQVVKIAAADPVKAQKAYEPLAALADAIVFSRDLVSEPANILHPEEFAARAKGLESLGLEVEILGEAEMAKLGMGSLLGVGQGSRRESQLVIMKWMGAADKSAQPIAFVGKGVTFDTGGISIKPADGMEDMKWDMGGAAAVAGVMHALAGRKAKVNAIGVLGLVENMPDGNAQRPGDVVTSMSGQTIEVINTDAEGRLVLADALWYTQERFKPQFMIDLATLTGAIIISLGHDYAGLFSNNDGLSEKLLSAGKAERETLWRLPLPAAYEKQIESPIADMKNIGGRPAGSITAGLFLQRFVNGVPWAHLDIASVAWKKPSADPTVPDGAVGFGVRLLNRLVADAYEG; this is translated from the coding sequence ATGCGTATCGAGTTCGTTCCCGTCGACACCCAGGCCGGCGCCACCGCCGCCCTCGCGGTCCTGGCTCACGAAGGCGCGGCCCTGTCGCCGGAAGCCCGTGCGGCCAACGAGGCGACGGGCGGCGCCCTGGCGCGCGCGATCGCCGGCGGTCGCTTCACCGGCGCCAAGGGGCAGACCCTCGACCTCGTCGCGCCGAACGGTCTTGAAGCCGCGCGTGTCGTTCTGATCGGCGTCGATGGTTCGGGCGCGGTCGAGCCTGAGGCGATCGAGCTGGCCGCCGCGTCGGCATTCCAGGCCGTGAAGACCTCCGGCGTCGTCGAGCTGGTGCTTAAGCTCGGCGCCGACGCCGAGACCGCCGCCCGCGCGGCCTTCGGCGCGCGCCTGGCCGCCTACCGCTTCGACAAGTATCGCACCACCGAGAAGGCCGAGAAGAAGCCCTCGGTGCAGGTGGTCAAGATCGCCGCCGCCGATCCGGTCAAGGCCCAGAAGGCCTACGAGCCGCTGGCGGCCCTGGCCGATGCGATCGTGTTCAGCCGCGACCTCGTTTCCGAGCCCGCCAATATCCTGCACCCCGAAGAGTTCGCCGCCCGCGCCAAGGGCCTGGAGAGTCTGGGCCTGGAGGTCGAGATCCTGGGCGAGGCCGAGATGGCCAAGCTGGGCATGGGCAGCCTGCTGGGCGTGGGGCAGGGCAGTCGCCGCGAGAGCCAGCTTGTCATCATGAAGTGGATGGGCGCCGCCGATAAGTCGGCCCAGCCGATCGCCTTCGTCGGCAAGGGCGTCACCTTTGACACCGGCGGCATCTCGATCAAGCCGGCCGACGGCATGGAAGACATGAAGTGGGACATGGGCGGCGCGGCCGCCGTGGCCGGCGTCATGCACGCCCTGGCCGGCCGCAAGGCCAAGGTCAACGCCATCGGCGTGCTGGGCCTCGTCGAGAACATGCCCGACGGCAACGCCCAGCGTCCGGGCGATGTGGTCACCTCGATGTCGGGCCAGACCATCGAGGTGATCAATACCGACGCCGAGGGCCGCCTCGTGCTGGCCGACGCGCTTTGGTACACGCAGGAGCGCTTCAAGCCCCAGTTCATGATCGACCTGGCCACCCTGACCGGCGCGATCATCATTTCTCTCGGCCATGACTACGCCGGTTTGTTCAGCAATAACGACGGCTTGTCAGAGAAACTTCTCAGCGCCGGCAAGGCCGAACGCGAGACGCTGTGGCGCCTCCCGCTGCCGGCCGCCTATGAGAAGCAGATCGAAAGCCCGATCGCCGACATGAAGAACATCGGCGGGCGTCCGGCCGGTTCGATCACGGCCGGGCTGTTCCTGCAGCGCTTCGTCAACGGCGTGCCGTGGGCCCACCTCGACATCGCGTCGGTGGCCTGGAAGAAGCCGTCGGCCGACCCGACCGTGCCGGACGGTGCGGTGGGCTTCGGCGTGCGTCTGCTGAACCGCTTGGTCGCCGACGCCTACGAAGGCTGA
- the lptF gene encoding LPS export ABC transporter permease LptF: protein MRLIERYLFRQLLGPTLLATAALVALALLARSLSEFDVLVEQRQSAMVFLKIILLALPQLLGIMMPLALFVAALVALNRLHTEQEIVVCFAGGMSRWRVISPAMRLAILAAIISLVSGLWLQPWSARQIRETAFQIKTDVASTLVQPGQFTEPGPGLTVYAQSIDRDNKIQNLFIHQELPNGAASTYSSREAEIATRKGEPVLIMRHGSNQQFSRNGVLQYTSFDEYTFDLSSLFHSDELLHYKIADRYPHELFFPDLTQEWEQRNKDKLLAEGHSRFAGPLYNIALMSMALAAVLGGSFSRMGYGRRIAAVGAAAAIVRIVGFGVQAACEDDPWLNMLQYVVPLAATGWAMSQIFRQKVSSRRGTKPAAAAPALSGAA from the coding sequence ATGCGCCTCATTGAACGCTATCTCTTCCGGCAGTTGCTAGGCCCGACGCTTCTGGCGACTGCGGCTCTGGTGGCGCTCGCCTTGCTGGCCCGCAGCCTGTCGGAGTTCGACGTGCTGGTGGAGCAGCGCCAGAGCGCGATGGTCTTCCTGAAGATCATCCTTCTGGCCCTGCCCCAGCTGCTAGGCATCATGATGCCGCTGGCCCTGTTCGTCGCCGCCCTGGTGGCGCTGAACCGACTGCACACCGAACAGGAGATCGTGGTCTGTTTCGCGGGCGGCATGAGTCGCTGGCGAGTCATTTCGCCGGCCATGCGGCTGGCGATCCTGGCGGCGATCATCTCGCTGGTCTCGGGCTTGTGGCTGCAGCCCTGGAGCGCGCGCCAGATCCGCGAGACGGCCTTCCAGATCAAGACTGACGTCGCCTCGACTCTGGTCCAGCCGGGCCAGTTCACCGAGCCAGGACCGGGGCTGACCGTCTACGCCCAGTCGATCGACCGCGACAACAAGATCCAGAACCTGTTCATCCACCAGGAACTGCCCAACGGCGCGGCGTCGACCTATTCGTCGCGCGAGGCCGAGATCGCCACCCGCAAGGGTGAGCCGGTGCTGATCATGCGCCATGGCAGCAACCAGCAATTCTCGCGCAATGGCGTGCTCCAGTACACGTCCTTCGACGAGTACACCTTCGACCTGTCCAGCCTGTTCCACAGCGACGAGCTGCTGCACTACAAGATCGCCGACCGTTATCCGCACGAGCTGTTTTTTCCGGACCTGACCCAGGAGTGGGAGCAGCGAAACAAGGACAAGCTCCTGGCCGAGGGCCATTCGCGGTTCGCGGGCCCGCTCTACAACATCGCGCTGATGAGCATGGCCCTGGCGGCCGTGCTGGGCGGCTCGTTCAGCCGGATGGGCTATGGCAGGCGCATCGCCGCCGTCGGCGCGGCCGCCGCCATTGTGCGTATCGTCGGGTTCGGGGTGCAGGCCGCGTGCGAGGACGATCCCTGGCTCAACATGCTGCAGTACGTCGTGCCGCTGGCCGCGACGGGCTGGGCGATGTCGCAGATCTTCCGCCAGAAGGTCTCGTCCCGACGCGGGACGAAGCCGGCCGCCGCCGCGCCGGCCCTTTCGGGAGCGGCGTGA
- the lptG gene encoding LPS export ABC transporter permease LptG, which produces MMLTMGMLERYVLKRTMGALVGALAVLGAMVMLIAFVDIARNVGTRADASFLRLLYLTVLQAPATILVLAPFVFLFGTMWAFVELNRRSELIAMRAAGISAWRFIMPAAAASFVIGLLTITLLNPLTTAMTAKFETERDRTMNGYLKDAPKGTWLRQGDDKTQIVIRARARELVDGSVRLRGVSLFVYTLNAKGVMDFTRRIEANEARLEPGFWRLSGVREATPGAGAIRSDSLSIPSNLDDRTASERFNTPQAVALWRLPATIQRTEDAGFSAAPFKLRLQQDLATPLLFAAMSVLAAAFSLRLMRLGGLATLAGSGVALGFGFFFFNELCSTLGKADVLAPFIAAWTPPAIALLVGFTLLCYTEDG; this is translated from the coding sequence GTGATGCTGACCATGGGCATGCTCGAACGCTACGTGCTCAAGCGGACCATGGGCGCGCTGGTCGGCGCCCTGGCGGTGCTGGGCGCGATGGTGATGCTGATCGCGTTCGTGGACATCGCGCGCAACGTGGGCACGCGCGCCGACGCCAGCTTCCTGCGCCTGCTGTATCTGACCGTCCTGCAGGCCCCGGCGACCATCCTGGTGCTGGCGCCTTTCGTCTTCCTGTTCGGCACCATGTGGGCGTTCGTCGAGCTGAACCGCCGCAGCGAGCTGATCGCCATGCGCGCGGCCGGGATCTCGGCCTGGCGGTTCATCATGCCGGCGGCCGCCGCGTCTTTCGTCATCGGCCTCTTGACGATCACCCTGCTCAATCCGCTGACCACGGCGATGACGGCCAAGTTCGAGACCGAGCGCGACCGCACGATGAACGGCTATCTGAAGGACGCGCCCAAGGGGACGTGGCTGCGCCAGGGCGACGACAAGACCCAGATCGTAATCCGCGCCCGTGCGCGGGAGCTCGTGGACGGCTCGGTGCGTCTGCGCGGGGTGTCGCTGTTTGTCTACACGCTGAACGCCAAGGGTGTGATGGACTTCACCCGCCGGATCGAGGCCAACGAGGCGCGCCTGGAGCCTGGATTCTGGCGGCTGAGCGGCGTTCGCGAAGCCACGCCCGGCGCCGGCGCCATTCGCTCCGACAGCCTGTCCATTCCGTCCAACCTCGACGACCGCACCGCGTCGGAGCGCTTTAACACCCCGCAAGCGGTGGCGTTGTGGCGCCTGCCCGCCACGATCCAGCGCACCGAGGACGCCGGCTTCTCTGCAGCGCCCTTCAAGCTGCGCCTTCAGCAGGATCTGGCGACGCCGCTGCTCTTTGCGGCCATGTCGGTACTGGCGGCGGCCTTTTCGTTGCGCCTGATGCGCCTGGGGGGCCTGGCCACGCTGGCCGGGTCGGGCGTCGCCCTGGGCTTTGGATTCTTTTTCTTCAACGAGCTGTGCAGCACATTGGGTAAGGCCGACGTTCTGGCCCCGTTCATCGCTGCCTGGACCCCGCCGGCCATCGCGCTTTTGGTGGGCTTCACTTTGCTTTGCTATACGGAAGATGGGTGA
- a CDS encoding DNA polymerase III subunit chi — translation MTANPCEVWFYHLERSPLEAVLPELLEKTLGRGWKALVRGGDPRRIEALDQHLWTWREDSFLPHGLASEPMAERQPVLLTADEGNLNGGDALFLIDGAEPGDLSGVSRCILLFDGRDEQALAQARGRWSMFKKAGHPVSYWRQGAERGWEKQA, via the coding sequence ATGACGGCTAACCCCTGCGAGGTCTGGTTCTATCACCTCGAGCGCTCGCCGCTCGAGGCGGTGCTGCCCGAGCTTCTGGAGAAGACGCTGGGGCGCGGCTGGAAGGCGTTGGTGCGCGGCGGCGATCCGCGCCGGATCGAGGCGCTGGATCAACATCTCTGGACCTGGCGCGAAGACAGCTTTCTACCGCACGGCCTGGCCAGCGAGCCGATGGCCGAGCGCCAGCCGGTGCTGCTGACCGCCGACGAGGGGAACCTCAACGGCGGCGACGCGCTGTTTCTCATCGACGGGGCCGAACCTGGAGATCTTTCAGGCGTTTCGCGCTGCATCCTGTTGTTCGACGGCCGCGACGAGCAGGCCTTGGCGCAGGCGCGGGGTCGGTGGTCTATGTTCAAGAAGGCCGGGCATCCGGTGTCCTACTGGCGCCAGGGCGCCGAGCGTGGTTGGGAGAAGCAGGCATGA
- the pdxA gene encoding 4-hydroxythreonine-4-phosphate dehydrogenase PdxA codes for MTSRPLAISAGDPAGVGAEIIAKAWRALRHEGPAFVVIGDAQLLASAGGGVKVRAITRPQEAAQVFADALPVIDIPLLSPVVSGRPSPSHAPQIIRWIETGVGLALSGAVSGLVTAPIAKAPLYEAGFQFPGHTEFLAELTAAAGMEGARGPVMMLAAGDLRATLVTIHTALSKVPSALSLEAIVNAGLVTAQALRRDFGIAAPRLAVAALNPHAGEGGALGREEIEIIEPAVSALRNLGVEASGPSPADTLFHPEARTRYDGVLCMYHDQALIPVKMLDFWGGVNITLGLPIVRTSPDHGTGFDIAGRGIARPDSLIAAIKLAADIAARRRA; via the coding sequence GTGACGTCGCGCCCCCTCGCCATCAGCGCCGGGGATCCGGCCGGCGTCGGCGCGGAGATCATCGCGAAAGCCTGGCGCGCGCTGCGCCATGAGGGGCCTGCGTTTGTCGTGATCGGCGACGCGCAGCTTCTGGCCTCGGCCGGCGGCGGCGTGAAGGTGCGGGCCATCACCCGACCGCAGGAGGCCGCCCAGGTCTTCGCCGACGCCCTGCCCGTGATCGATATCCCCCTGCTCTCGCCGGTGGTCTCTGGTCGCCCCTCGCCTAGCCATGCGCCTCAGATCATCCGCTGGATCGAGACCGGGGTGGGGCTGGCGCTCTCCGGAGCGGTCAGCGGTCTGGTCACCGCGCCGATCGCCAAGGCTCCGCTCTACGAGGCCGGCTTCCAGTTTCCCGGCCATACCGAGTTCCTGGCGGAGTTGACCGCTGCGGCGGGCATGGAGGGCGCGCGGGGCCCCGTGATGATGCTGGCCGCCGGCGACCTGCGCGCCACGCTGGTGACCATCCACACGGCCTTGAGCAAGGTTCCCTCCGCACTGAGCCTCGAGGCCATCGTCAACGCCGGCCTGGTCACCGCCCAGGCCCTGCGCCGGGATTTCGGGATCGCCGCGCCGCGCCTGGCGGTCGCCGCGCTGAACCCGCACGCCGGAGAAGGCGGCGCCCTGGGTCGCGAGGAGATCGAGATCATCGAACCGGCGGTGAGCGCCCTGCGAAATCTCGGCGTCGAGGCGTCAGGTCCCTCGCCCGCAGACACCCTGTTCCATCCCGAGGCCCGCACGCGCTACGACGGCGTGCTGTGCATGTATCACGACCAGGCGCTGATCCCAGTGAAGATGCTGGACTTCTGGGGCGGCGTGAACATCACGCTGGGCCTGCCGATCGTACGGACCTCGCCCGATCACGGCACCGGCTTCGACATCGCTGGACGCGGGATCGCCCGGCCCGATAGCCTGATCGCCGCCATCAAGCTGGCGGCCGACATCGCCGCCCGTCGCCGCGCTTAA